The nucleotide sequence TATTATCGTGCTTGGCGTCTTAAGCGTTTTCGGCTTTAGTTTTATTTCGACGGCTGTTCATACTTATTCCATGATGGAAAAACAAAAAAGTCTTTTTGATCAGGCTGCAATGGCTATGGAAAGAATCAGCAGGGAATTGAGGGATGCAAAGTCTATTTCGTCTCCGGCATCCGGAAATTCAGGCTCCACCCTAACCTTCACAAAAAGCAATGGAACTCTACAAGACAGCGACACCAATATATCATTTCGGCTTCCCGGCACCAGTACTGTTTTGGAAAGGAACAGTACTGGTGCCGGCGGCGGCGGCGGCGGTGGCGGTGGCAGCGGCGGCGGCGGTAATACAGTGGACCTTGCCGATAATGTTTCCGCATTTACTGTAACCAATAGTTCCAATGAAATAACCATCACCCTTACATTAGAATCAGGTGAAGCAAGTATTACTCTACAAAGCTATATTTATCCCAAAAATCTGCCTTTTGATGGTGATGATTATTCTGGAAGAAATTTTGCAGGTTTTTGGAAGGAAGATATACAATAATGAGAAGAATTTTATCAGGTCATTTGAATAATAAGGGCGTTACCCTTATTACACTCATTATAGCCATAACGATATTCGCTATTTTTATAACGGTTTTTTCCTATGTTATGGTTGCCAAACACGGGTCTTCAGCCCTCTACGTGCAGTCAACACAGGCTTATGCTGTTGCGCAGGCAGGCATAGAATATGGCATTCGGTATGCAACGGATAAATATATAGCCGATCCTACTTATGATTATATTAATTTCCCAATTACTAAACCGTTCGGTAACGGGAGCTTCACTCTTGAATATAGTAGTGAAGATTCAGACACCCTGACATCAACAGGGACGGTCGGTGTAGCGACAAGGAAGATTATATGTAACTACTTAGAGGAGATAGTGACAGGTGTTGGTGGTAGTGGCCCAGATGGCCCAGGTGGCCCAGGTGGCCCAGGTGGCCCAGGTTAACCGAATAACATCTCTGTTCCTCTCATGAACAATTACAACTGCGACATCTATATTTACGACATAGAGTTGGCCAAGGAGGGAGGGATGAAGCCACCAAGTCACAAAAAGACTTTAATTTTAAAGCGTTATAAAAAAGAGAAAAAAAAGTTGTAGATACGGCATATACTGTATATTAAAAATTATATTATAATCTTAGTGCCTCTGTGCCTTTGCACCTTTGTGCCTTAATACCTTACTGCCTGAACTACTACTAATGACTTTTGAGTAAAGGGAGAGATTATGCAAACCGGCGATTCTGATATTAATAGAAGAGAATATATCCGCTTAGACAGGAGTGTGATGATCAGCTATAAAAAAGCGGGATCTTCTGAGGAATACGATATGACAAACACCAAAGATATCAGTAAGGCTGGAATGTTTTTCTTTTCTCATATAAATTACCCTGTCGGAACAAATCTGGAGCTGCTTGTCAGGTTTCCCTTTAGAATTGGAAAGGAGCGCGTTAAGGTAATTTCTAAGGTTCAGAATGTAAGAAAAAAAGAAAAGCTTTACGGTATTGGTGCGGTATTTATTAAGATGGATAAAACTGTTTTATCTGAACTTTATTCATTTATTGATAATATTAAGAAAAAAAATGGATTAGTGTAACCTAGGTTGAGCGATTTATTGCGAAGATATGTGCCGAGATCTTGATGCATAAGGGTTTGCGAAAACCGCAGGCATACCCGTGGATATGTCGAGGATTTTCGCGAATCCTTGATGCGCAAGAGATCGGTGCAGGTTGAGTAAAAAATCACTCAATTTAGGTGTAATGAGGGCTGCTATGCAATACATTCCAATCACAAGTGCAAAAAATCTACTGCCGGACCTTGTCAAAAAAATTAAAGCCTCTGATAATACTATTGCTATCACTAAAAATGGGATGCCGGAGGCCGTGCTGATCAGCATGAAAAGGTTCGAGGAGCTGTTGCAGGCATCGGATGCTCTGACTAATAATTTTTCCGGCACTGAAAAAAGACAATGTGTCCGTTTAGACGAGCATTTCGTGATCAGCTATAAGAGAGAATTGGGTTCTGATGGATACGATATCACAAGCATAAATAATATCAGTAAGGGCGGGTTGTCTTTCATTTCTCATGTGAATTATCCAATCGGAATAACGCTGGAGTTAATTATTGCTTTTCCCTTTAGAAAGGGAAAGGAGCGTGCTAAGATAATTTCTAAAGTTGTGAATGTAAGAAAAAAAGGAAAGCTTTACGGTATTGGCGTGGTATTTATTAAAATAGATAAAACTGTTTTATCTGAACTTTATTTATTTATTGATAATATTAAAAAAAAATCGACTGTTCGACAAGTTAGACCATAACTACCGAAGCCGCTTCCTCAAGCGTAGTTATTCCCCGAAGGACCTTATCGGCAGCATCATCTCGCAACGTTCTGAAGCTACCTGCTTCTTTAGCAGCTCTGGAAATTTCCTGGGCTGATTTTTTTTTCAAAATCATCTCCTGTACCATCTCATCGATGACCAGAACCTCATATACGCCGGTTCGCCCCTTGTAACCTGTATTCATACAACTTGTGCATCCTTTTCCGCGCTGGAAATCAGCGTCCTTTACCCTGTCCAGCAGCCCCCATGCGGCAAGCGCCGGTTCAGGCGGAATGTAAGGCTCTTTGCAGTTAGGGCAAATGGTTCGCATCAGACGTTGCGCAAACGATACCAGCACAACAGATGAAACAAGAAAAGTTTCTACATCCAGAACCATAAGCCGAGTAATTGCCGAAGCAGCGTCATTTGTATGTATTGTGCTCAAAACACGGTGTCCGGTCAGCGCCGCCCGGATAGCAATGCCGGCTGTCTCTTCATCCCGTATCTCCCCTACCATAATGATGTCAGGATCCTGCCGGAGGATGGATCGGAGGCTGCTGGCAAAGGTCATACCCGCCTTGATGTTCAACTGTACCTGGCGCACCCCTTCCATCTGGTATTCAACCGGATCTTCAACGGTAATAATGTTGACATCAGGTTTGTTCAGTTCTTTTAGTATTGAATAAAGACTTGTGCTTTTGCCGCTTCCGGTCGGCCCGGTACTCAGAATCATTCCATAAGGCTTTTTCATGACAGCCTCTATTTTTTTTCTGTCCTCTTCGGACATACCAAGACGTTCCAGAGTATAGACACCTGTGCTCGTGTCCAGGAGACGCATGACCAGATTTTCTCCGAAAATAGTCGGTATGACGGAGGCCCTGATGTTAATTTCCTTGTTCCCCATCTTAACCGTAAATCGTCCATCCTGTGGCACTCTCGATTTGGCCACGTCCATATTTGACAGGATCTTTATCCTGGAAACGATGGGCAGCATCATAGATTTGGCTGGAGCGGGAACATCGTGAAGCCTGCCGTCAACACGAAACCTGACATGGGCATAATCTTTTTCCGGGCTGATATGTATATCACTTGCCCCATGCTGCACTGCGTTTGAGATAATTGAATTGACCAGGCGAACAACAGGTTCCTGTTCAGCCATATCCTGAAGAGAGTTTACCTCCATATATGTGGTCGGTTCCACATCCCTCGTGGAATCAACATCATATTGCACCTCCTCAATATCGTCCACAACGCCGCCAAGGGCCGAATATGTTCCGTAAAGCCTGCTGATTAATTCAGTTAATTCCTTCTCAGCGCAAATTACGGGTTCCACCTCGGTATCTGTAAGAACTTCAGCGGTATCCAGCGCTTCTATGTCCAAAGGATCTATCATAGCTATCGTAAGGAGACGGCCTTTTTTCCTTAAAGGAACCAGTTGATGTTTCCGGGCTATGGCTGCGGGAATAAGGTCTTTTAAGCCGGTATCTTCCGGATAATCATCAGAATTGTATTTTGCTAAA is from Anaerolineae bacterium and encodes:
- a CDS encoding ATPase, T2SS/T4P/T4SS family; translation: MRTKKRLGDMLLEAGLVTEDQLMEALLGQKRAGIKLGQYLIQKGIITDFQIVDVLCRQLHLAKYNSDDYPEDTGLKDLIPAAIARKHQLVPLRKKGRLLTIAMIDPLDIEALDTAEVLTDTEVEPVICAEKELTELISRLYGTYSALGGVVDDIEEVQYDVDSTRDVEPTTYMEVNSLQDMAEQEPVVRLVNSIISNAVQHGASDIHISPEKDYAHVRFRVDGRLHDVPAPAKSMMLPIVSRIKILSNMDVAKSRVPQDGRFTVKMGNKEINIRASVIPTIFGENLVMRLLDTSTGVYTLERLGMSEEDRKKIEAVMKKPYGMILSTGPTGSGKSTSLYSILKELNKPDVNIITVEDPVEYQMEGVRQVQLNIKAGMTFASSLRSILRQDPDIIMVGEIRDEETAGIAIRAALTGHRVLSTIHTNDAASAITRLMVLDVETFLVSSVVLVSFAQRLMRTICPNCKEPYIPPEPALAAWGLLDRVKDADFQRGKGCTSCMNTGYKGRTGVYEVLVIDEMVQEMILKKKSAQEISRAAKEAGSFRTLRDDAADKVLRGITTLEEAASVVMV
- a CDS encoding type II toxin-antitoxin system prevent-host-death family antitoxin, which codes for MSKKSLNLGVMRAAMQYIPITSAKNLLPDLVKKIKASDNTIAITKNGMPEAVLISMKRFEELLQASDALTNNFSGTEKRQCVRLDEHFVISYKRELGSDGYDITSINNISKGGLSFISHVNYPIGITLELIIAFPFRKGKERAKIISKVVNVRKKGKLYGIGVVFIKIDKTVLSELYLFIDNIKKKSTVRQVRP
- a CDS encoding PilZ domain-containing protein; the protein is MQTGDSDINRREYIRLDRSVMISYKKAGSSEEYDMTNTKDISKAGMFFFSHINYPVGTNLELLVRFPFRIGKERVKVISKVQNVRKKEKLYGIGAVFIKMDKTVLSELYSFIDNIKKKNGLV